In a genomic window of Plasmodium malariae genome assembly, chromosome: 4:
- the PmUG01_04015200 gene encoding conserved Plasmodium protein, unknown function translates to MQASKNLFKVLKRFKNCCMLEKLEEIKEYEENLKKLSNHEKIVRIDINGKEKKASKYFFDKNKYIYVKNNSDIKAFETKGREGKKKKGAIAAEPGVVTGAAVREGVISEMGTVSAKKDEDYVIVDTLRRRSNFRKNENFERSLKRLKDTYNLSEEEIIYMKFIYKIKIKNIYSLINNLRKNIYVDKKKKEVLLNCIYKYLSYNCYTMSRNEILFFFYIFPQYMKYSNKIMHYLTSLLNKDQLKIEECINLITETNLLYINYCIKDVYISYLNRCIHNIDIIHILILLSKGSYIFTTWIDNRSSISDLSITFRDNLYHMIEKKKSCLNRELKNAYLQFNAYLVNNMNTFLNIFFNDLYILLYRKIILENLNREELDYEYFHNVKTLTSHNSTIRHINLFLQNSDYYSFASKKQNVKIKVFPSFIDEPSGIDKDSKGDIVNILPEYFACTNNANINCEASSGKTEDTNGTDRHCTKSSITTVRTPNRRSNNVYMSNKNNYSEQQEEELMVDNHSIHEMQDCLLSQSKKKRPLYDAVDTPSYQAVDTRYDSYMTNRKGKPIMNSPEATASLQHYTHHIRQQIFQFTYPSDRIKETRYNELREKYKIATKVTDKNVKVLLNFLRISFNSKSLHFNEIFSKNSLSQIASDMKRYAAKLRKDEIGKNYKNLFFRLADCWDGLKGNRPEWTSTHENDVYLLESRDRNLVNANNLPLDMVACTNLSHVITERVEEKLVDSVSINSTHTSPTPSCRTRCSTPPPDGVKREYNYEEKRGLLFHSVNTDDRSMIRCYEVDEEKEKERTPLQKRQNILLQTKEKTAVQNNSIVNLVNHIYFSSINGKKFYSLSEINMISKLLLYLCSSFLSHYYAYEYKHEHAHQYQHQHQHQHQHQHQHQHQHQHQHQHQHQHQHQHQHQREYAQRDGKCVDVISYELLYCRFEKLFYEMFTYVLKNMYIINVSNYFYIFAAFSIFANKITPKIMNKQGGDKKKNEQNYHYHKIANLLYIIHTVRMHQLNQVKSLLNDEDNRRYLRFLQHSDNKLDWDNDNDEVLKKKKKKNILRNDFDYPVLHETILNKFKLDNMHISRKDKKQLEEYSDCHLSSGITSNELNVRDTRQGSVEYCGFTNGKGFYSGNDNDTNNRREDYLSQLLSPTLINSYNFLLMFLNNYLDCATFHMTKFLVSIYYLNINVPSSLSCLYHLESRLHTNHQKFMNKHFYCAISASIGRETLLGLGKSYMRKIIKLQREHLDINRIPNRSININHNNGINRNNNPNFVYSDILNTLPFSCNYNVYDNIEDIFKKKKNLFSLENTLNFILIYSLNKFYYSTIYYDMSKYLSKFDLTHVSDNVKMLLFFLFFQCIHVYKPFYFLLLYDILTKWKKNLGKMNLYILCSLILILIKESKIKMKSVIYKKRKFGKIAWNFFFPLDIFIHKNIMNNAEKKVRRLEKNILSKKADIKGDTCIKEQINTAHITPFLFTINQFKNHFKNIIPQIVEQYKHYYKNGKSAEQEYENTNVKEEEASPHNSSFFFYFDNTIESEVFKTCLNFLSYEYVTAHFLLPKKSLYYDILLHLKNSKVRL, encoded by the coding sequence ATGCAAGCCTCTAAGAATCTATTCAAAGTTTTGAAAAGGTTCAAAAACTGCTGCATGCTTGAGAAACTGGAAGAGATAAAAGAATACGAAGAGAACCTAAAAAAACTGTCGAATCATGAGAAGATTGTACGAATTGATATTAACGGAAAGGAGAAAAAAGCgagcaaatatttttttgacaagaataagtacatatacgtGAAAAACAATAGCGACATAAAGGCGTTTGAAACGAAGGGTAgggagggaaaaaaaaaaaagggggcaATAGCTGCAGAACCGGGAGTAGTAACAGGAGCAGCAGTTCGCGAAGGGGTAATCAGTGAGATGGGTACCGTTTCTGCAAAGAAGGACGAAGACTATGTTATCGTGGACACTCTGAGGAGGAGAAGTAATTTTAGGAAGAATGAAAATTTCGAAAGGTCGTTAAAGAGACTTAAAGATACGTACAATTTATCAGAGGAGGAgatcatatatatgaaatttatttataaaataaagataaaaaatatatattcccttataaataatttaagaaaGAATATCTATgttgacaaaaaaaaaaaagaagtactgctaaattgtatatataaatatttaagttaCAACTGTTACACTATGTCAAGAAATGagattctcttttttttttatattttcccacaatatatgaaatactctaataaaataatgcacTATTTAACTAGTCTGTTAAATAAGGATCAGCTAAAAATAGAGGAgtgtattaatttaattacaGAAACAAATTTgttgtatataaattattgtattaaggatgtatatataagctACTTAAATAGGTGTATTCATAATATTGATATAATTCATATCTTGATTCTTTTATCAAAGggatcatatatatttacaacatGGATAGACAACAGATCATCAATAAGTGACCTTAGTATCACTTTCAGAGATAACTTATATCATatgatagaaaaaaaaaaaagttgcCTGAACagggaattaaaaaatgcatatttaCAGTTTAATGCCTACcttgttaataatatgaacactTTTTTGAATATCTTTTTCAATGATCTCTACATTCTCTTGTacagaaaaattattctagAAAATTTGAATCGAGAAGAACTAGACTATGAATACTTTCACAATGTGAAGACATTAACTAGTCATAATTCTACCATACGTCATATTAACCTCTTTTTACAAAACAGtgattattattcttttgcaagcaaaaaacaaaatgttaaaattaagGTCTTTCCTTCATTCATAGATGAACCAAGTGGAATAGATAAAGACTCGAAAGGTGATATCGTAAATATTTTACCCGAATATTTTGCCTGCACGAACAATGCAAATATTAATTGTGAAGCCTCATCAGGAAAGACTGAGGATACAAACGGTACTGATCGACATTGCACTAAATCAAGTATCACTACCGTACGTACTCCAAACAGGCGCTCAAACAATGTGTACATGTcgaataaaaacaattattcCGAACAGCAAGAAGAAGAATTAATGGTAGATAACCATAGCATTCACGAGATGCAGGATTGTCTACTTAGTCAGTCGAAGAAGAAGAGGCCCCTGTATGATGCTGTTGACACACCTTCGTACCAAGCAGTTGACACAAGATATGATAGTTACATGACTAATAGGAAGGGAAAACCAATCATGAATAGTCCAGAAGCTACAGCTTCACTACAACATTACACTCATCACATAAGACAACAAATTTTCCAATTTACATATCCCTCTGATAGAATCAAAGAAACGCGATATAACGaattaagagaaaaatataaaatagctACGAAAGTAACAGATAAGAATGTAAAGGTAttactaaattttttaaggatttcttttaattctaaaagtttacattttaatgaaattttttctaaaaatagcTTATCACAAATTGCTTCAGATATGAAGAGATATGCTGCTAAGTTGAGAAAAGAtgaaataggaaaaaattataaaaatttatttttccgtTTAGCTGACTGTTGGGATGGTCTCAAGGGGAATAGACCAGAATGGACATCCACTCATGAAAATGATGTATACTTACTAGAAAGTAGAGACAGAAACTTAGTAAATGCAAATAATCTACCACTTGATATGGTAGCATGTACTAACTTGTCACATGTAATTACAGAAAGAGTTGAAGAAAAGCTAGTGGATAGTGTTAGTATTAATAGTACACACACCTCTCCCACTCCTTCTTGCCGTACACGCTGTTCGACACCCCCACCAGATGGTGTAAAAAGGGAATACAACTATGAGGAAAAAAGGGGACTACTCTTCCATTCGGTTAATACGGATGATCGATCAATGATACGTTGTTATGAAGTGGAtgaggaaaaggaaaaagaaagaactCCTTTACAAAAAAGGCAAAATATTCTTCTTCAGACAAAAGAGAAGACAGCTGTCCAAAATAACTCTATTGTAAACCTAGTCAaccatatttattttagctCTATTAATGGCAAGAAATTTTATTCCTTATctgaaataaatatgatttcGAAACTGCTTCTCTACCTGTGCAGCTCTTTTCTGTCTCACTATTACGCATATGAATATAAGCATGAACATGCACATCAATATCAGCATCAACATCAGCATCAACATCAGCATCAACATCAGCATCAACATCAGCATCAACATCAGCATCAACATCAGCATCAACATCAGCATCAACATCAGCATCAACGTGAATATGCCCAACGAGATGGCAAATGTGTGGATGTTATCTCATATGAGCTACTATATTGTCGCTTCGAAAAACTGTTTTACGAAATGTTTACTTACGTTTTGAAAAACATGTACATTATAAATGTCTCCAATTACTTCTACATCTTTGCTGCTTTCTCCATATTTGCTAATAAAATTACAccaaaaattatgaacaagcAAGGTggggacaaaaaaaaaaatgaacaaaattatCATTACCATAAAATAGCTAATTTGTTATACATTATACACACAGTTAGAATGCATCAGCTTAATCAAGTAAAAAGTTTACTCAATGATGAAGATAATAGAAGGTACCTTCGGTTTCTTCAGCATAGTGATAATAAGTTGGATTGGGACAATGACAATGATGAGgtgctaaaaaaaaaaaaaaaaaaaaatatactaagaAACGATTTCGATTATCCCGTGCTTCATGAAACGATTCTGAACAAATTCAAATTAGACAACATGCACATTAGcagaaaagataaaaagcaGCTGGAAGAATATTCGGACTGCCATCTAAGTAGTGGGATTACTTCGAACGAGTTAAACGTACGTGATACAAGACAAGGGTCTGTAGAATACTGCGGTTTTACTAATGGAAAAGGATTCTACAGTGGTAATGATAACGACACTAACAATAGGAGGGAGGATTACCTTTCCCAACTGCTTAGCCCAACACTAATAAACAGCTATAACTTTCTTCTAATGTTTTTAAACAACTATTTGGACTGTGCTACTTTTCATATGACAAAGTTTCTAGTTAGCATATACTACTTAAACATAAATGTCCCATCGAGTTTGAGCTGCTTATATCACCTCGAGTCGAGACTGCACACAAATCatcaaaaatttatgaacaaacatttttattgtgCAATTAGCGCGTCCATTGGAAGGGAAACGTTATTAGGTTTAGGTAAATCCTACATgaggaaaattataaaattgcAGAGAGAACATCTTGACATTAATCGCATTCCTAACAGAAGCATTAACATCAATCATAACAACGGTATTAACCGCAATAATAATCCCAATTTTGTATACAGTGATATACTGAACACCCTTCCATTCAGCTGCAATTATAACGTTTATGATAATATAGAagacatatttaaaaaaaaaaaaaatttattttctcttgAAAATACGCTAAACTTTATTTTGATCTACAGTcttaacaaattttattattctactATTTATTACGATATGTCCAAATATTTATCCAAATTTGACTTAACACATGTAAGCGATAATGTGAAGATGTTgctgttttttcttttttttcagtgcatacatgtgtacaagcccttttactttttactCCTATATGATATCCttacaaaatggaaaaaaaatttgggAAAAATGAACCTCTACATTTTATGTAgcttaattttaatattaattaaagagagcaaaataaaaatgaagagtgttatttataaaaaaagaaaatttggaaaaatcgcttggaatttttttttcccacttgatatatttattcataaaaatattatgaacaatgcagaaaaaaaagttagaagattagagaaaaatatattgtcaAAAAAGGCAGACATTAAAGGAGATACATGTATAAAGGAACAAATAAATACTGCACACATAACACCTTTCCTTTTTACAATAAATCAATTtaaaaatcattttaaaaatataataccaCAAATAGTTGAGCAGTACAaacattattataagaaTGGGAAATCTGCTGAACAGGAATATGAAAACACGAATGTGAAGGAAGAAGAGGCTTCCCCCCACAActcttctttctttttttattttgataataCAATTGAGTCGGAGGTATTTAAAACTtgcttaaattttttgtcaTACGAGTATGTAACTGCACATTTTCTACTACCTAAGAAATCCTTGTATTATGACATACTGTTACATTTGAAAAACAGCAAAGTTCGGCTTTAA
- the PmUG01_04015500 gene encoding conserved Plasmodium protein, unknown function, giving the protein MKVEINTKKNSSQIKDENAKGKRGKLKPIQVRRSIKDILIEKDPCDYIYNYRGKNINVFPEILLTSQDNILKESHQIGSTKNDEKKQNSQKIVNVDSLDIHEKVMAEELQNLLSKKDLNDETKNKIKALFIQVQHMYLEIKKDIKNNSPSTEDILKLYCTNDTTTDKSKNDIWKSFCFYKLLSDKLSDIHISTISSYRLNYLKTIYEWYSKNKKVLFGCKIKDNSGRYRQNSQRNQRRTSLAEGEQGSDNGLGSAEGEEVNSSHDEQQMNGSKIEEQINASNDVEQTNTSNNGEEIAQGEGTISQREQKKPSKKKYVKKISENFEDLLKKHMNEINESTFSKRDQVESMHEEKESTNEETSDVLSNYLFPNSFIVNNEQDKEKREENNENETKEIDTQMEHKGLENIQISEGGNIINTIELDSGTDVPLCTQIDTQKIKELEDEIKKQKLLIKEKEIEIINSPIGIKFKEIFGNFQDMDINN; this is encoded by the coding sequence atgaaagtagaaataaatacaaaaaaaaatagttcaCAGATAAAAGATGAAAATGCAAAGGGAAAGAGGGGGAAGCTAAAACCAATTCAAGTTAGAAGAAGcattaaagatatattaattgAAAAAGATCCTtgtgattatatatataattacagagggaagaatataaatgtatttcctgaaattttattaacaagtCAGgacaatattttaaaagaatcaCATCAAATAGGTAGTACCAagaatgatgaaaaaaaacaaaattcgcaaaaaatagtaaatgtAGACTCACTAGACATACATGAAAAAGTAATGGCAGAAGAATTACAAAATCTATTGAGCAAAAAAGATTTAAATGATGAGacgaaaaacaaaataaaagcacTTTTCATTCAAGTCCAACATATgtatttagaaataaaaaaagatataaaaaataattctccTTCAACTgaagatatattaaaattatattgtacAAATGATACTACTACtgataaaagtaaaaatgatatatggAAGAGTTTCTGTTTCTATAAATTGCTAAGTGATAAACTAAGTGACATACACATATCCACCATCTCGTCTTATAGACTAAATTACTTGAAAACTATATACGAGTGGTAcagtaaaaataagaaagtgCTATTTGGTTGTAAGATAAAAGATAATAGCGGCCGATATAGGCAAAACAGCCAAAGAAATCAGAGGAGAACTAGTCTTGCAGAGGGGGAGCAAGGGTCCGACAATGGGCTGGGTTCAGCGGAAGGGGAGGAAGTAAATTCATCTCATGATGAGCAACAGATGAATGGGTCAAAGATTGAAGAGCAAATAAATGCTTCTAATGATGTGGAACAAACGAATACTTCTAACAATGGGGAGGAAATAGCGCAAGGTGAAGGGACGATTAGCCAAAGAGAACAAAAAAAGCCgagtaaaaaaaagtatgtaaaaaaaatatcagaAAATTTTGAAGATCTTTTGAAGAAACATATGAACGAAATAAATGAATCAACTTTTTCGAAAAGAGATCAAGTTGAATCCATGCATGAGGAAAAAGAATCAACGAATGAAGAGACAAGTGATGTATTAAGTAATTACTTGTTTCCAAACTCATTCATCGTAAATAATGAAcaagataaagaaaaaagggaagAGAATAATGAGAATGAAACCAAAGAAATAGATACACAGATGGAACATAAAGGTTTagaaaatattcaaattagCGAGGGgggtaatattattaatactataGAGTTGGACTCAGGGACAGATGTGCCACTTTGCACCCAAATAGacacacaaaaaataaaagaattggAGGACGAAATTAAAAAGCAGAAATTGTTAATtaaggaaaaggaaatagAGATAATTAATTCCCCTATAGGAATTAAgtttaaagaaatttttgGAAATTTCCAGGACATggatataaataattga
- the PmUG01_04015300 gene encoding ATP synthase F1, alpha subunit, putative yields the protein MLQIGKQLSRSLGKTAKNKKRIWYGGAHPKYSTKISPVEISKVLEKKFENFDFKTSANEVGYVLSVGDGICRAFGLNNVKSSELVEIHNEEEKGNVTYGMATNLEYDNVGIVIFGNDRNIKEGDIIKRTNRIIDVNVGYELLGRVVDALGNEIDGGKKIETKERKKIEIKAPGIIARKSVNESVITGIKCIDSLVPIGRGQRELIIGDRQTGKTAIAVDAIIHQKNINEQVDDKEKVYCVYVAIGQKKSNIAKLVNLLKKYDAMKYTIIVNSSASDASPLQFLAPYTGCAMAEFFRDNGKHALIIFDDLSKQAVAYRQLSLLLRRPPGREAYPGDIFYIHSKLLERSSKLNDNLKGGSLTALPIIETLNNDVSAYIPTNVISITDGQIFLESELFYKGIIPAINVGLSVSRIGSSAQYKCMKKLASSMKLELAQYREIVAFSQFGSDLDTSTKKLIEKGKILTEILKQKQYSPVNISYQICLIYAATKDYLANLSIHKVQNFEKQYFEYLDNNYADVLKKIQANCDLSEVEDQIKESIQRFLEIFNAE from the coding sequence ATGCTCCAAATAGGCAAACAGCTGAGCAGAAGCCTAGGGAAGACagcgaaaaataaaaaaaggatatgGTATGGTGGAGCGCACCCCAAGTACTCAACTAAAATAAGTCCAGTTGAAATTTCAAAGGTACTGGAAAagaaatttgaaaattttgattTTAAAACATCAGCTAATGAAGTGGGATATGTGTTAAGTGTAGGTGATGGAATATGTAGAGCATTTGGATTAAACAATGTTAAATCATCCGAATTGGTTGAAATACACAATGAAGAAGAGAAAGGGAATGTGACATATGGTATGGCAACGAACTTGGAATATGATAATGTTGGTATTGTAATATTTGGTAATGATAGGAATATAAAAGAGggtgatataataaaaaggacAAATCGTATTATTGATGTGAATGTAGGATATGAATTATTAGGAAGAGTAGTGGATGCTTTGGGTAATGAAATAGATGGaggtaaaaaaatagaaactaaagaaagaaaaaagatagaAATAAAAGCACCAGGTATTATAGCTAGAAAAAGTGTTAATGAATCTGTTATTACAGGTATAAAATGTATTGATAGTCTAGTACCTATTGGAAGAGGACAAAGAGAATTAATTATAGGAGATAGACAAACAGGAAAAACTGCTATAGCTGTAGATGCAATTATACatcagaaaaatataaatgaacaagtagatgataaggaaaaagtatattgtgtatatgtagctataggacaaaaaaaaagtaatatagcaaaattagtaaatctattaaaaaagtatgatGCAATGAAATATACTATAATAGTTAATTCAAGTGCATCTGATGCATCTCCTCTACAATTTTTAGCCCCTTACACTGGTTGTGCTATGGCTGAATTCTTTAGAGATAATGGAAAACATGCATTAATCATATTTGACGATTTAAGTAAACAAGCTGTTGCATATAGACAGTTATCATTACTTTTAAGAAGACCACCTGGTAGAGAAGCATATCCAggtgatatattttatattcattccAAATTGTTAGAAAGATCTTCAAAACTAAATGATAATTTGAAAGGAGGTAGTTTAACAGCTCTACCAATTATTGAGACATTGAATAATGACGTATCTGCATATATACCAACAAATGTTATATCTATCACTGATggacaaatatttttagaaagTGAATTATTCTATAAGGGTATTATACCAGCCATAAATGTTGGTCTTAGTGTTTCTAGAATTGGAAGTAGTGCacaatataaatgtatgaaaAAGCTAGCTTCATCTATGAAATTGGAATTAGCTCAATATAGAGAAATCGTTGCTTTTTCTCAATTTGGTTCAGATTTAGATACatctacaaaaaaattaatagaaaaaggaaagatTCTTACTGAAATATTAAAGCAAAAACAGTATTCACCTGTCAACATCAGCTATCAAATTTGCTTAATTTATGCTGCTACAAAAGATTATCTTGCCAATTTAAGTATTCATAAAGTACAAAATTTCGAAAAGCAATATTTCGAATATTTAGATAATAACTATGCAGATGTTTTGAAGAAAATACAGGCCAACTGTGATTTGTCAGAGGTGGAGGATCAGATAAAGGAGAGCATTCAGAGGTTCCTCGAGATATTCAACGCTGAATGA
- the PmUG01_04015400 gene encoding conserved Plasmodium protein, unknown function: protein MKGIIPFLKFLLIIVVAVQHVLLSLNISSNRILLSLIDGMLIIILIYFLIRSINNIQMYIIYIYSIVTKITIIFFASFPKYINSKKEEDVTASIYYEQFSRKVEIVTIAILVTIVVYILLFYITNYSLLNIHTISIENILFFLIITHVSIDFLDVSDFFCSSYFYFYLYYFRLKEESTLFKDTNSFAYSSIDYSTIVNFYSISVNAYEVIFILFGVVISLNISLHAYSLPNYSYEATWGKGAKGVDVTRAEVKPSVGQTLEQEKKKSKAERGWNNNMWYNEDKEDGSNGEEEKFKDKMVQLNDENRSLLKSHSTTNNMYTFPSYQLNSKDKQLSLAKSFYKDDKLTQGGGSLDRSYKSIRASTSKGKVTHLSVTNYNYYINEARKTKYHSKVGGDAMSCLKYISIYSFIFTDLIFLVARLFNSFVFSVGSSSSFFVIKNVCFIIIHGSRIYRKSKFLNCRRSKKRKERREELTKKKEMGVNQSEKEERKGNYKDSYEKEKIQDIEDNQKEGINSLFRSRRSSAHLKESYFNLELISKSIFSSEIKNFDEIKYMDYKRVTSLNYEKIKAYFFILYFKYKGINIKKYASCYVDNIEQNSSKFFIIFLFFFLLISLKITILVITYTFNIEDEFKKSLYQLTFLYNLTALKSCFILKIYFLIIISYVVSSFFVYSFICSIFDAFFMSFLYFFNLVSYSFILIIISQYNPSYDIFSYFNRSKNFPIVLCVFVYLVYLFLNDTYMFIYMLLGRKYITYKYRINTKKRKRDLENTNIQREEVYVSVSVISSLVVKLIKYMKGPLILNKLIIGNNFIKNTRLDNYLFFCHFKEITVKLIIYFSCSFLLPRYNIIKFSFILQIFIIDIFVAILYLILSKVYRNTVMDCVFAQAAFTCLNRGEDNTFDYPDYNKSEYGAYSYDYFVLFDNSLNYF, encoded by the exons ATGAAAGGCATAATTccattcttaaaatttttactcaTAATTGTTGTAGCAGTTCAACATGTGCTACTATCGCTCAACATCAGCTCCAACAGAATCTTGCTATCATTAATAGACGgaatgttaataattattttaatttattttcttattagatccataaataatattcaaatgtacataatatatatatacagcaTTGTAACAAAGATAacaatcatattttttgcgTCCTttccaaaatatataaatagtaaaaaagaagaagatgTAACTGCttcaatatattatgaacagTTTTCACGTAAAGTGGAGATAGTGACAATAGCTATATTAGTTACTATTGTTGTTTatatccttttattttatataacaaattatagcttgttaaatatacatacaataagtatagaaaacattttattttttcttattattacaCATGTGTCTATAGACTTTTTAGATGTATCTGATTTTTTCTGTTCttcgtatttttatttttacctatATTATTTCAGACTAAAAGAGGAGTCTACTTTATTTAAGGATACTAATTCGTTTGCATACTCTTCTATAGACTACAGTACCATAGTAAACTTTTACAGTATTTCAGTTAATGCATATGAAGtcattttcattcttttcgGAGTCGTAATCTCTTTGAATATATCTCTGCATGCATACTCGTTGCCTAACTACTCGTACGAAGCAACATGGGGGAAAGGCGCAAAAGGGGTTGATGTAACACGGGCAGAAGTGAAACCGTCGGTGGGGCAAACATTAGAacaggaaaagaaaaaaagtaaagcGGAAAGGGGATGGAACAATAATATGTGGTATAATGAAGATAAGGAAGACGGAAGCAATGGAGAAGAAGAGAAATTCAAAGATAAAATGGTACAACTTAACGATGAAAATAGAAGCCTTTTAAAGAGTCACTCCACTACAAATAACATGTACACCTTTCCATCGTATCAGTTAAACTCGAAAGATAAGCAGCTAAGTTTGGCTAAAAGTTTCTACAAGGATGACAAACTAACACAGGGAGGGGGAAGCCTCGATAGGTCTTACAAGTCGATTAGAGCCTCTACTAGTAAAGGAAAAGTAACTCATCTGAGTGTAACAAATTACaactattatataaatgaggcaagaaaaacaaaatatcaTTCGAAGGTGGGGGGGGATGCTATGTCATGCCTCAAATACATTAGTATATACAGCTTCATATTCACAGATCTGATTTTTCTAGTTGCCAGACTCTTCAATTCTTTTGTCTTTTCGGTTGGATCAT CGTCCTCCTTTTTTGTGATTAAAAATGTCTGCTTTATCATAATTCACGGTTCGCGCATATACAGAAAGTCGAAATTTCTTAACTGTAGAAGAAGtaagaaaaggaaagaaagAAGAGAggaattaacaaaaaaaaaggaaatgggAGTTAACCAAAGTGAGAAAGAAGAACGAAAAGGGAACTACAAAGACTCatatgaaaaggaaaaaatacaaGATATAGAAGATAATCAAAAGGAAGGAATAAACAGCCTTTTCAGAAGCCGCAGGAGCAGTGCTCATTTAAAAGAGAGCTACTTCAATTTAGAATTAATAAGTAAAAGCATTTTTTCgagtgaaataaaaaattttgacgaaattaaatatatggatTATAAAAGAGTTACCAGTCTAAattacgaaaaaataaaagcatacttcttcattttatattttaaatataaaggaattaacataaaaaaatatgcatccTGTTATGTTGACAATATAGAACAAAATTCTTCTAAATTCTTTATCATATTTCTATTCTTCTTCTTATTAATATCTTTGAAAATAACAATTCTTGTAATCACATACACGTTTAATATTGAAGacgaatttaaaaaaagccTTTACCAGTTAACATTTCTATACAATTTGACAGCATTAAAATCATGTTTTATACTTAAGATTTactttcttattattatttcttatgtTGTGTCTTCCTTCTTTGTATATAGTTTCATATGTTCCATTTTTGATGCCTTCTTCATGTCTTTCTTGTATTTCTTCAATTTGGTTTCCTACTCTTTTATTCTTATCATAATATCACAGTACAACCCGTCCTACGATATATTTAGCTATTTCAACAGGAGTAAGAATTTTCCCATTGTTCTCTGTGTCTTTGTCTACCTG GTGTACCTTTTCCTGAACGACACGTACATGTTCATCTACATGCTGCTCGGACGCAAGTACATAACATACAAGTATAGGATAAACACgaagaagagaaaaagagACCTAGAAAATACCAACATTCAGAGGGAGGAAGTATACGTATCAGTATCAGTCATATCCTCGTTAGTAGTTAAACTAATCAAATATATGAAGGGACcacttatattaaataagctAATAATTGGAAACAACTTCATAAAGAACACAAGACTAGACaactatttgtttttttgtcattttaaagaaataactGTTAaacttataatttatttttcatgctcttttttattacctagatataatattataaaattttcttttattctgcaaatttttataatagacATATTTGTAGCTattctatatttaatattgtCAAAAGTGTACAGGAATACTGTTATGGATTGTGTCTTCGCCCAGGCAGCCTTCACTTGCTTGAATAGAG GCGAAGATAATACCTTTGATTACCCAGATTATAACAAGAGTGAATATGGGGCATATTCCTATGACTACTTTGTTCTCTTTGATAACAgtttgaattatttttga